In Shinella sp. XGS7, a single genomic region encodes these proteins:
- a CDS encoding IscS subfamily cysteine desulfurase, with the protein MTPHFPIYLDYGATTPVDPRVVDAMIPWLREHFGNPASRSHAWGWEAEAAVEKAREQVAELINADPREIVWTSGATESINLALKGAAQFYKSRGKHIITLKTEHKATLDTCRELERQGFEVTYLDVQENGLIDLAAFQAALRPDTILVSVLFVNNEIGVIQDVTAIGTICREKGIIFHVDGAQATGKIEIDIAQLPIDLMSLASHKTYGPKGIGALFVRRKPRVRLEAQMHGGGHERGMRSGTLATHQIVGMGEAFRIAKEEMASELPRIRALHQRLLDGLSGIEQVFVNGDLQQRVPHNLNMSFNFVEGESLIMGVKGIAVSSGSACTSASLEPSYVLRALGRSDELAHSSLRMTIGRFTTEEEIDYAVTVLKDRVAKLRELSPLWDMYKDGIDLSTIQWTAH; encoded by the coding sequence ATGACGCCTCACTTCCCCATCTACCTGGACTATGGCGCGACCACGCCGGTCGATCCCCGTGTGGTCGACGCCATGATCCCCTGGCTGCGCGAGCATTTCGGCAATCCGGCCTCGCGCAGTCATGCCTGGGGCTGGGAAGCCGAGGCGGCGGTGGAAAAGGCGCGCGAGCAGGTGGCCGAGCTGATCAATGCCGACCCCCGCGAGATCGTCTGGACCTCGGGCGCCACCGAGTCCATCAATCTGGCCCTCAAGGGCGCCGCGCAGTTCTACAAGAGCCGCGGCAAGCACATCATCACCCTCAAGACCGAGCACAAGGCCACGCTGGACACCTGCCGTGAGCTGGAGCGCCAGGGCTTCGAGGTGACCTACCTCGACGTGCAGGAGAACGGCCTCATCGATCTGGCCGCCTTCCAGGCCGCGCTGCGCCCCGACACCATCCTGGTCTCGGTGCTCTTCGTGAACAACGAGATCGGCGTGATCCAGGACGTGACGGCCATCGGCACGATCTGCCGCGAGAAGGGCATCATCTTCCACGTGGATGGCGCCCAGGCCACCGGCAAGATCGAGATCGACATCGCCCAGCTGCCCATCGACCTGATGAGCCTGGCCTCCCACAAGACCTACGGGCCCAAGGGCATCGGCGCGCTCTTCGTGCGCCGCAAGCCGCGCGTGCGTCTGGAAGCCCAGATGCATGGCGGTGGCCATGAGCGCGGCATGCGCTCCGGCACCCTGGCCACGCACCAGATCGTGGGCATGGGCGAGGCCTTCCGCATTGCCAAGGAAGAGATGGCCAGCGAGCTGCCGCGCATCCGCGCCCTGCACCAGCGTCTGCTGGACGGGCTCTCGGGCATCGAGCAGGTCTTCGTCAATGGCGACCTGCAGCAGCGCGTGCCCCACAACCTGAACATGTCCTTCAACTTCGTGGAGGGCGAGTCCCTGATCATGGGTGTGAAGGGCATTGCCGTCTCCTCGGGCTCGGCCTGCACTTCGGCCAGCCTGGAGCCCAGCTATGTGCTGCGCGCCCTGGGCCGCAGCGACGAGCTGGCCCACAGCTCCCTGCGCATGACCATCGGTCGCTTCACCACCGAGGAAGAGATCGACTACGCGGTGACGGTGCTCAAGGATCGCGTGGCCAAGCTGCGCGAGCTCTCGCCGCTGTGGGATATGTACAAGGACGGCATCGACCTTTCCACCATTCAATGGACCGCGCACTGA
- the fdx gene encoding ISC system 2Fe-2S type ferredoxin, which translates to MPIIKILPHAEYCPQGAEITAPAGTSICEALLDHDIEIEHACDQVCACTTCHVIVRQGGRSLSEMEEGEEDMLDRAWGLEPDSRLSCQAILGQQDVTVEIPKYSINHAKENH; encoded by the coding sequence ATGCCCATCATCAAGATCCTGCCCCACGCCGAGTACTGCCCCCAGGGGGCCGAGATCACGGCCCCGGCCGGCACCTCCATCTGCGAGGCGCTGCTGGACCACGATATCGAGATCGAGCACGCCTGCGACCAGGTCTGCGCCTGCACCACCTGCCATGTGATCGTGCGCCAGGGCGGGCGTTCGCTGTCCGAGATGGAGGAGGGCGAGGAGGACATGCTGGACCGCGCCTGGGGCCTGGAGCCCGATTCGCGCCTGTCCTGCCAGGCCATCCTGGGCCAGCAGGACGTGACGGTCGAGATCCCCAAATACTCGATCAATCACGCCAAGGAAAACCACTGA
- the hscA gene encoding Fe-S protein assembly chaperone HscA: MALLQISEPGQSPNPHERRIAVGIDLGTTHSLVAAVRHGVAECLPDEQGRVILPSAVRYLPEGRRQIGAEALAAQAQDPENTIVSVKRFMGRALADVAGREKLPYHFEDTPGMLSLATREGLKSPVEVSAEILATLRFRAEDSFADDIFGAVITVPAYFDDAQRQATKDAAQLAGLKVLRLINEPTAAAIAYGLDNASEGLYAVYDLGGGTFDISLLRLTKGVFEVVATGGDAALGGDDFDQALADWALARAGRQVSSAHDKRALLVAARAAKEALSAAEHTELLAQLDGGELRQALSRAEFDALSRPLVDKTLAAVRRVLRDAKVKPDEVQGTVMVGGSTRMPCVRAAVGALFGREVLTNLNPDEVVALGAAIQANQLAGNSADGEILLLDVIPLSLGLETMGGLVERVIERNATIPVAKAQDFTTFKDGQTAMAIHVLQGERELVAECRSLARFELRGIPPMVAGAARIRVTFQVDADGLLSVSAQELTSGVEAAVQVKPSYGLSDDQIAGMLKDGFASAETDMVARKLRESQVEAERMRLATLSALAADGDLLGAEDRAAIEALLAALAAAAAGSDADAIDAAVETLAKGTEAFAAERMNRGIQQALTGRSIEQV; this comes from the coding sequence ATGGCACTGCTGCAGATTTCCGAACCCGGGCAATCGCCCAACCCGCACGAGCGCCGCATCGCGGTGGGCATCGACCTGGGCACCACCCACTCCCTGGTGGCGGCGGTGCGTCATGGCGTGGCCGAATGCCTGCCCGACGAGCAGGGGCGCGTGATCCTGCCCTCGGCCGTGCGCTACCTGCCCGAGGGCCGCCGCCAGATTGGCGCCGAGGCCCTGGCGGCCCAGGCCCAGGATCCGGAAAACACCATCGTCTCGGTCAAGCGCTTCATGGGCCGGGCCCTGGCGGATGTGGCCGGGCGCGAGAAGCTGCCTTACCACTTCGAGGACACGCCGGGCATGCTGTCCCTGGCCACGCGCGAGGGCCTCAAGTCCCCGGTGGAGGTTTCGGCCGAGATCCTGGCCACCTTGCGCTTCCGGGCCGAGGACAGCTTTGCCGACGACATCTTCGGTGCCGTGATCACGGTGCCGGCCTATTTCGATGACGCCCAGCGCCAGGCCACCAAGGACGCGGCCCAGCTGGCCGGCCTCAAGGTGCTGCGCCTGATCAACGAGCCCACGGCCGCCGCCATCGCCTATGGCCTGGACAATGCCAGCGAGGGGCTCTACGCGGTCTATGACCTGGGCGGCGGCACCTTTGATATCTCCCTGCTGCGCCTCACCAAGGGTGTGTTCGAGGTGGTGGCCACCGGGGGCGATGCCGCCCTGGGCGGTGACGACTTCGACCAGGCCCTGGCCGACTGGGCCCTAGCCCGGGCCGGCCGCCAGGTGAGCAGCGCCCACGACAAGCGCGCGCTGCTGGTGGCGGCCCGCGCCGCCAAGGAAGCGCTCTCGGCCGCCGAGCACACCGAGCTGCTCGCTCAGCTGGATGGTGGCGAACTGCGCCAGGCCCTGAGCCGCGCCGAGTTCGACGCCCTGAGCCGCCCCCTGGTGGACAAGACCCTGGCCGCCGTGCGCCGTGTGCTGCGCGATGCCAAGGTCAAACCCGACGAGGTGCAGGGCACGGTGATGGTGGGCGGCTCCACCCGCATGCCCTGCGTGCGGGCCGCGGTGGGCGCGCTCTTTGGTCGCGAGGTGCTGACCAATCTGAATCCCGACGAGGTGGTGGCTCTGGGCGCTGCCATCCAGGCCAATCAGCTGGCCGGCAACAGCGCCGATGGCGAGATCCTGCTGCTGGACGTGATTCCCCTGTCCCTGGGGCTGGAAACCATGGGCGGCCTGGTGGAGCGCGTGATCGAGCGCAATGCCACCATCCCCGTGGCCAAGGCCCAGGACTTCACCACCTTCAAGGACGGCCAGACCGCCATGGCCATCCATGTGCTTCAAGGTGAGCGCGAGCTGGTGGCCGAGTGCCGCTCCCTGGCTCGCTTCGAGCTGCGCGGTATTCCGCCCATGGTGGCCGGCGCCGCGCGCATCCGCGTGACCTTCCAGGTCGATGCCGATGGCCTGCTCAGCGTCTCGGCCCAGGAGCTGACCTCGGGTGTGGAGGCCGCGGTGCAGGTCAAGCCCAGCTACGGCCTGTCCGACGATCAGATTGCCGGCATGCTCAAGGACGGCTTCGCCAGCGCCGAGACCGATATGGTCGCGCGCAAGCTGCGTGAGTCGCAGGTGGAGGCCGAGCGCATGCGCCTGGCCACGCTCTCGGCCCTGGCGGCCGATGGCGATCTGCTCGGCGCCGAGGATCGCGCCGCCATCGAGGCCTTGCTGGCCGCCCTGGCTGCCGCCGCCGCCGGCAGCGACGCCGACGCCATAGACGCCGCCGTCGAAACCCTGGCCAAGGGCACGGAAGCCTTTGCTGCCGAGCGCATGAACCGCGGCATCCAGCAGGCCCTGACCGGCCGCAGCATCGAACAAGTCTGA
- a CDS encoding branched-chain amino acid ABC transporter substrate-binding protein has product MSWNRLACHYLRPLALAAASLLSVGVQAAEPLRLALIEGLSGPFGNAGEAVYRNLLWATERVNARGGVQLPGGARPLQLLRLDSKGNTEEALSMLRSAVDQRAGFVLQGNSSATAAALIDALNKHNEREPQRRALFLNYSAVDPALTNEKCSFWHFRFDAHADMRLAALTDELAQDRGLQKIYLIGQDYSFGQHVLKKGREMIAAKRPDVEIVGDELHPVGRVKDFLPYVTKIKASGAQAVLTGNWGNDLTLLIRAARDIGLSARFYTFYGNGLGAPAALGDAGIDRVLAVAEWHPNVGTPSSDRFYESFRARFPKPEDDYVHARMQAMVEVLVAAMEKARSADPTAVARAMEGLKYDGKTLGGMHAGQMRAADHQFIQPLYVSVMKKAGGPGVRFDNEGSGYGFRTLRFVEAARAEQPQQCRMKRF; this is encoded by the coding sequence ATGTCTTGGAATCGTCTTGCCTGCCACTATCTGCGACCGCTTGCGCTGGCGGCCGCGAGTCTGCTGAGTGTCGGCGTCCAGGCGGCCGAGCCCCTGCGCCTGGCCCTGATCGAGGGCCTGTCCGGCCCCTTCGGCAATGCGGGCGAGGCGGTCTACCGCAATCTGCTCTGGGCCACGGAGCGCGTGAATGCGCGCGGCGGCGTGCAGTTGCCCGGCGGTGCACGGCCCCTGCAGCTGCTGCGCCTGGACAGCAAGGGCAATACCGAGGAGGCCCTGTCCATGCTGCGCTCGGCCGTGGACCAGCGTGCGGGCTTCGTGCTGCAGGGCAATAGCTCGGCCACGGCCGCGGCCCTGATCGATGCGCTGAACAAGCACAACGAGCGCGAGCCCCAGCGCCGCGCCCTGTTCCTGAACTACTCGGCCGTGGATCCGGCGCTGACCAACGAGAAGTGCAGCTTCTGGCATTTCCGCTTCGATGCCCACGCCGATATGCGCCTGGCCGCGCTCACCGACGAGCTGGCCCAGGACCGTGGCCTGCAGAAGATCTATCTGATCGGCCAGGACTACAGCTTCGGTCAGCATGTGCTGAAAAAGGGGCGCGAGATGATTGCGGCCAAGCGCCCCGACGTCGAGATCGTGGGTGACGAGTTGCACCCCGTGGGCCGGGTCAAGGACTTCCTGCCCTACGTCACCAAGATCAAGGCCAGCGGCGCCCAGGCCGTGCTCACCGGCAACTGGGGCAATGACCTGACCCTGCTGATCCGCGCCGCGCGCGATATCGGGCTGAGCGCACGCTTCTACACCTTCTACGGCAACGGCCTGGGCGCGCCGGCGGCCCTGGGCGATGCGGGCATAGACCGAGTGCTGGCCGTGGCCGAGTGGCACCCCAATGTGGGCACGCCCAGTTCGGACCGCTTCTACGAGTCCTTCCGCGCGCGCTTTCCCAAGCCCGAGGACGACTATGTGCATGCCCGCATGCAGGCCATGGTGGAGGTGCTGGTGGCGGCCATGGAAAAAGCCCGCAGCGCCGACCCCACGGCCGTGGCCCGCGCCATGGAAGGCCTGAAATACGACGGCAAGACCCTGGGCGGTATGCATGCGGGCCAGATGCGGGCGGCCGATCACCAGTTCATCCAGCCGCTCTATGTCTCCGTCATGAAGAAGGCGGGCGGTCCCGGCGTGCGCTTCGATAACGAGGGCTCGGGCTACGGTTTCCGGACGCTGCGCTTTGTGGAGGCGGCGCGCGCGGAGCAGCCGCAGCAGTGCCGCATGAAGCGTTTCTGA
- the hscB gene encoding Fe-S protein assembly co-chaperone HscB has translation MKLDDDDFSLFGLPQRQAQDRAEIESRWKALQAQVHPDKFAAQGAAAQRLAMQWALRVNEAHQRLRDPLKRAAYLCELRGAALQVESNTRMPASFLMEQMAWREALDEAADAAAVQALDDEVAARERELLDQTQRLLDEAGDAPAAAEQVRALMFMARFRADIDRRLEALGQ, from the coding sequence ATGAAACTCGACGACGATGATTTCAGCCTCTTCGGCCTGCCTCAGCGCCAGGCCCAGGACCGCGCCGAGATCGAGTCGCGCTGGAAGGCCTTGCAGGCTCAGGTGCACCCGGACAAGTTTGCCGCCCAGGGCGCGGCCGCCCAGCGCCTGGCCATGCAATGGGCCCTGCGCGTGAACGAGGCGCACCAGCGCCTGCGCGACCCGCTCAAGCGCGCCGCCTATCTGTGCGAGCTGCGCGGCGCCGCCCTGCAGGTGGAAAGCAATACCCGCATGCCGGCCAGCTTCCTGATGGAGCAGATGGCCTGGCGCGAGGCCCTGGACGAGGCGGCCGATGCCGCGGCCGTGCAGGCCCTGGACGACGAGGTGGCTGCGCGCGAGCGCGAGTTGTTGGACCAAACCCAGCGTCTGCTGGATGAGGCGGGCGATGCCCCCGCTGCGGCCGAACAGGTGAGAGCCCTGATGTTCATGGCGCGCTTTCGTGCCGACATCGATCGCCGCCTCGAGGCCCTAGGACAATAA
- the iscU gene encoding Fe-S cluster assembly scaffold IscU, translated as MAYSDKVVDHYENPRNVGAFDKGDETVGTGMVGAPACGDVMKLQIKVNPATGLIEDAKFKTYGCGSAIASSSLVTEWVKGKSLDQALSIKNTQIAEELALPPVKIHCSILAEDAIKAAVDDYRAKHGQSADAAAQ; from the coding sequence ATGGCATACAGCGACAAGGTGGTTGACCACTACGAGAATCCCCGCAACGTCGGCGCCTTCGACAAGGGCGACGAGACGGTGGGCACCGGCATGGTGGGCGCGCCCGCCTGCGGCGACGTGATGAAGCTGCAGATCAAGGTGAACCCGGCCACCGGCCTGATCGAGGACGCCAAGTTCAAGACCTATGGCTGCGGTTCGGCCATCGCCTCCAGCTCGCTCGTGACCGAATGGGTCAAGGGCAAGAGCCTGGACCAGGCCCTGTCCATCAAGAACACCCAGATCGCCGAAGAGCTGGCCCTGCCGCCGGTGAAGATCCACTGCTCCATCCTGGCCGAAGACGCCATCAAGGCCGCCGTGGACGACTACCGTGCCAAGCACGGCCAGTCCGCCGACGCCGCGGCCCAGTAA
- a CDS encoding amino acid aminotransferase: protein MTLFAAVEMAPRDPILGLNEQFNADTNPAKVNLGVGVYYDENGKLPLLKCVAQAEAQMQADPKARGYLPIDGIAAYDKAVQELVFGAGSAVLAAKRVATVQALGGTGGLKIGADFLKRLNPTAKVLISDPSWENHRALFTNAGFAVETYPYYDAAGRGINFEGMLAALNAAAAGTVVVLHACCHNPTGYDLTPAQWTQVVDAVKARGLVAFLDMAYQGFGEGIAEDGAVIQQFLASGLDFFVSTSFSKSFSLYGERVGALSVVCATAEESAKVLSQLKIVIRTNYSNPPTHGAQVVATVLSTPALRQLWEDELAGMRERIRAMRQALVQALQAAGVTQDLSFVTRQKGMFSYSGLSAAQMQRLRSEFGIYGVDSGRICVAALNEKNLPAVAQAMAAVLKS, encoded by the coding sequence ATGACCCTGTTTGCCGCCGTCGAAATGGCCCCCCGCGACCCCATCCTGGGCCTCAACGAGCAATTCAACGCCGACACCAACCCCGCCAAGGTCAATCTGGGCGTCGGCGTCTACTACGACGAGAACGGCAAGCTGCCCCTGCTGAAGTGCGTGGCCCAGGCCGAAGCCCAGATGCAGGCTGACCCCAAGGCCCGCGGCTACCTGCCCATCGACGGCATCGCCGCCTATGACAAGGCCGTGCAGGAGCTGGTGTTCGGCGCCGGCAGCGCCGTGCTGGCCGCCAAGCGCGTGGCCACCGTCCAGGCCCTGGGCGGCACCGGCGGCCTGAAGATCGGCGCCGACTTCCTCAAGCGCCTGAACCCGACGGCCAAGGTGCTGATCTCTGACCCGAGCTGGGAAAACCACCGCGCCCTGTTCACCAATGCCGGCTTCGCGGTCGAGACCTATCCTTACTACGACGCGGCCGGGCGCGGCATCAACTTCGAGGGCATGCTGGCCGCGCTGAACGCCGCCGCTGCCGGCACCGTGGTCGTGCTGCATGCCTGCTGCCACAACCCCACCGGCTATGACCTGACGCCTGCCCAGTGGACCCAGGTGGTGGACGCCGTCAAGGCGCGCGGCCTGGTGGCCTTCCTGGACATGGCCTACCAGGGCTTTGGCGAAGGCATTGCCGAAGACGGCGCCGTGATCCAGCAGTTCCTGGCCAGCGGCCTGGACTTCTTCGTCTCCACCAGCTTCTCCAAGAGCTTCTCGCTCTATGGCGAGCGCGTGGGCGCCCTCTCGGTGGTCTGCGCCACGGCCGAGGAAAGCGCCAAGGTGCTGAGCCAGCTGAAGATCGTCATCCGCACCAACTACTCCAACCCGCCCACCCATGGCGCCCAGGTCGTGGCCACCGTGCTGTCCACCCCCGCCCTGCGCCAACTGTGGGAGGACGAGCTGGCCGGCATGCGGGAGCGCATCCGCGCCATGCGCCAAGCCCTGGTCCAGGCCCTGCAGGCGGCCGGCGTCACGCAGGATCTGAGCTTCGTGACCCGCCAGAAGGGCATGTTCAGCTACTCCGGCCTCTCGGCCGCCCAGATGCAGCGCCTGCGCAGCGAGTTCGGCATCTACGGCGTGGACTCGGGCCGTATCTGCGTGGCCGCACTGAACGAAAAGAACCTGCCGGCTGTCGCCCAGGCGATGGCGGCCGTGCTCAAGAGCTGA
- the tsaD gene encoding tRNA (adenosine(37)-N6)-threonylcarbamoyltransferase complex transferase subunit TsaD — protein MKVLGFESSCDETGVALVEVPAPGQGGAPRLLAQALHSQIAMHQAYGGVVPELASRDHIRRVLPLTREVLQAANLSLDEVDLIAYTQGPGLAGALLVGAGVAVSLAAALGKPTLGIHHLEGHLLSPFLSADAPEFPFVALLVSGGHTQLMRVDEVGQYEILGETIDDAAGEAFDKSAKLLGLPYPGGPHLSRLAEQGDAAAFELPRPLLHSGKPDFSFAGLKTAVLTQVKKLGESPSEQQRADLAAATQAAIVEVLVKKSLLALKTTGLKRLVVAGGVGANRHLREQLNAACAKRGVRVHYPELSLCTDNGAMIAMAAALRVQRGLAQAQPPGGGFSVRPRWPLGAA, from the coding sequence ATGAAGGTTCTGGGCTTCGAGTCCTCCTGCGATGAAACCGGTGTGGCCCTGGTCGAGGTGCCGGCGCCGGGGCAGGGCGGGGCGCCGCGCCTGCTGGCCCAGGCCCTGCACAGCCAGATCGCCATGCACCAGGCCTATGGCGGCGTGGTGCCCGAGCTGGCCTCGCGCGACCACATCCGCCGTGTGCTGCCCCTGACCCGCGAGGTGCTGCAGGCGGCCAATCTGTCGCTGGATGAGGTGGATCTGATTGCCTACACCCAGGGGCCGGGTCTTGCCGGCGCCCTGCTGGTGGGGGCGGGCGTGGCCGTGTCCCTGGCGGCGGCCCTGGGCAAGCCCACCCTGGGCATCCACCACCTGGAAGGGCATCTGCTCTCGCCCTTTCTCTCGGCCGATGCGCCGGAGTTCCCTTTTGTGGCCCTGCTGGTCTCGGGTGGCCATACCCAGCTGATGCGGGTGGACGAGGTGGGGCAGTACGAAATCCTGGGCGAAACCATTGACGATGCGGCGGGTGAGGCCTTCGACAAGAGCGCCAAGCTATTGGGTCTGCCGTACCCGGGCGGCCCGCATCTTTCGCGCCTGGCGGAGCAGGGCGATGCGGCGGCGTTCGAGCTGCCGCGCCCCCTGCTGCACAGCGGCAAGCCCGACTTCAGCTTTGCCGGCCTCAAGACCGCGGTGCTGACCCAGGTGAAGAAGCTGGGTGAGTCGCCCAGCGAGCAGCAGCGTGCCGACCTGGCGGCGGCCACGCAGGCCGCCATCGTTGAGGTGCTGGTGAAGAAGTCCCTGCTGGCGCTGAAGACCACCGGGCTCAAGCGTCTGGTGGTGGCCGGCGGCGTGGGCGCCAACCGGCATCTACGCGAACAGCTGAATGCGGCCTGTGCCAAGCGCGGCGTGCGCGTGCACTACCCCGAGCTGAGTCTGTGCACCGACAACGGCGCCATGATCGCCATGGCGGCCGCGCTGCGCGTGCAGCGCGGCCTGGCTCAGGCCCAGCCGCCGGGCGGCGGCTTCTCGGTGCGGCCGCGCTGGCCGCTGGGCGCGGCTTAG
- the rpsO gene encoding 30S ribosomal protein S15, with protein MAVADIKKAEIVKSNARSANDTGSPEVQVALLTARINELTPHFKTHAKDHHGRRGLLKMVNTRKSLLAYLKRTDASRYTALIQKLGLRK; from the coding sequence ATGGCAGTCGCCGATATCAAGAAGGCCGAGATCGTCAAGAGCAACGCCCGCAGCGCCAACGACACCGGCTCCCCGGAAGTCCAGGTCGCTCTGCTGACCGCTCGCATCAACGAGCTGACCCCCCACTTCAAGACCCACGCCAAGGATCACCATGGCCGCCGCGGTCTGCTGAAGATGGTCAACACCCGCAAGAGCCTGCTGGCCTACCTGAAGCGCACCGACGCTTCCCGCTACACCGCTCTGATCCAGAAGCTGGGCCTGCGTAAGTAA
- the iscA gene encoding iron-sulfur cluster assembly protein IscA yields MSVTLTEAAARHVTRYISKRGRGVGVRLGVKTTGCSGLAYKLEYADEVAPEDVVFEGHGVKILIDPKSLPYLDGTELDFVREGLNEGFKFRNPREKDRCGCGESFRV; encoded by the coding sequence ATGTCCGTGACCCTGACCGAAGCCGCGGCACGCCATGTGACGCGCTACATCTCCAAGCGCGGCCGCGGTGTCGGCGTACGCCTGGGTGTGAAGACCACCGGCTGCTCGGGCCTGGCCTACAAGCTGGAGTACGCCGATGAGGTGGCGCCCGAGGACGTGGTGTTCGAGGGCCATGGCGTCAAGATCCTGATCGATCCCAAGAGCCTGCCCTATCTGGACGGCACCGAGCTGGACTTCGTGCGCGAAGGCCTCAACGAGGGCTTCAAGTTCCGCAATCCGCGCGAGAAGGATCGCTGCGGTTGCGGCGAATCCTTCCGCGTGTAA
- a CDS encoding Hsp20/alpha crystallin family protein, with protein sequence MFVIPVARNAHLQAAAELSRRVERLFDLERPDAVALRSPALDVSETEHSYILQLDLPGVTKEAVKVRIEGRKVSIDAEQPRAEAREGEHSLYRERAVTRFSRQINLPKEVTQNNSSAKLDNGVLTLTLAKRQLEGSGELSVS encoded by the coding sequence ATGTTCGTGATCCCCGTTGCCCGCAATGCCCATCTGCAAGCCGCCGCCGAACTCTCGCGCCGCGTGGAGCGCCTGTTCGATCTGGAGCGCCCCGACGCCGTCGCCCTGCGCAGCCCCGCGCTGGATGTGAGCGAAACCGAGCACAGCTACATCCTGCAGCTGGACCTGCCGGGCGTGACCAAGGAAGCGGTGAAGGTGCGCATCGAGGGCCGCAAGGTGAGCATCGATGCCGAGCAGCCCCGCGCCGAAGCCCGCGAAGGCGAGCACAGCCTCTACCGCGAACGCGCCGTGACCCGCTTCTCGCGCCAGATCAATCTGCCCAAGGAAGTGACCCAGAACAACTCCAGCGCCAAGCTGGACAACGGGGTGCTGACCCTGACTCTGGCCAAGCGCCAGCTGGAAGGCTCGGGCGAGCTGAGCGTCAGCTAA
- the iscR gene encoding Fe-S cluster assembly transcriptional regulator IscR has translation MRLTTKGRFAVTAMIDLALRENSGPVALAAISQRQQISLSYLEQLFGKLRRHELVESTRGPGGGYSLGRKSEDITVADIIVAVDEPIDATGCGGKENCMGEDTGRCITHELWTSLNAKMIEYLDSVSLRKLVEDQLAKGVTIEEAPIKRAISTVPVVKPIRITAPNSVFALGNALSK, from the coding sequence ATGCGACTCACCACCAAAGGTCGTTTTGCCGTCACCGCGATGATTGATTTGGCCCTGCGCGAGAACAGTGGCCCGGTGGCGCTGGCGGCCATCAGCCAGCGCCAGCAGATCTCGCTGTCCTATCTGGAGCAGCTGTTCGGCAAGCTGCGCCGCCACGAGCTGGTGGAAAGCACGCGTGGCCCCGGCGGCGGTTATTCCCTGGGCCGCAAGAGCGAGGACATCACGGTGGCCGACATCATCGTGGCCGTCGACGAGCCCATCGACGCCACCGGTTGCGGCGGCAAGGAAAACTGCATGGGCGAGGACACGGGCCGCTGCATCACGCATGAGCTCTGGACCAGCCTGAATGCCAAGATGATCGAGTACCTGGACTCGGTGTCCCTGCGCAAGCTGGTGGAAGACCAGCTCGCCAAGGGCGTGACCATCGAAGAGGCGCCCATCAAGCGCGCCATCTCCACCGTGCCCGTGGTCAAGCCCATCCGCATCACGGCACCGAACTCGGTGTTCGCCCTGGGCAATGCGCTGAGCAAGTAA